A genomic region of Primulina huaijiensis isolate GDHJ02 unplaced genomic scaffold, ASM1229523v2 scaffold42415, whole genome shotgun sequence contains the following coding sequences:
- the LOC140969605 gene encoding AP-5 complex subunit mu-like, whose product MYSSPLKLPSSVSESRIKQESVNAEWLQHPSFVDSQQSGHCCFLKEVSGGGVKVTRGMRQESEDNFKYNSFPCESELAAAFIDRKKREGSARGFGLRLRQFTKGSDSWVDDPITRYITSLHINNEEKSDIYLLWPLVLQLKGPYTVLVLPLIEPHHLKTYSRMCNSSDRGSAIREQENIS is encoded by the exons at GTATTCCTCTCCTCTCAAACTTCCATCATCAGTATCTGAATCGAGAATCAAACAGGAAAGCGTAAATGCAGAGTGGTTGCAGCATCCGAGCTTTGTGGATTCTCAACAATCAGGTCACTGTTGTTTTCTCAAG GAAGTTTCCGGTGGTGGAGTGAAGGTGACTCGTGGCATGCGACAGGAAAGTGAAGATAATTTTAAGTATAATTCCTTTCCTTGTGAATCGGAGTTAGCTGCTGCCTTCATTGATCGCAAAAAGAG GGAGGGGTCTGCTCGTGGATTCGGTCTTCGTTTAAGACAGTTTACTAAAGGATCAGATTCATGGGTTGATGATCCAATTACTCGTTACATAACTAGCTTGCATATCAATAATGAAGAGAAATCGGATATTTATCTCTTGTGGCCTCTGGTCTTACAATTGAAAGGTCCATATACTGTACTTGTTTTGCCTCTGATTGAGCCTCATCATTTGAAGACCTATTCAAGAATGTGCAATAGTTCTGACCGTGGGAGTGC